The following are encoded together in the candidate division KSB1 bacterium genome:
- a CDS encoding zf-HC2 domain-containing protein — protein sequence MKCEECQQHIADYLYDEIEEDLSRRLEEHFQACAACRTELQKLRATKKVLVAWPDQDPGLRLTFVAARQPLLPQAWSALRRWQRAGLAVSFALAALLVGLAVSNTSVSYKGGGFEFSASLWRRPAPAISREEVLALQKATLAMVQEMVQSSEQRQRLDFARALQEFAREVAMQRQADLGLVGRGLEELHMRTLTRLERTDRFLEELARFAAYEQRLRD from the coding sequence ATGAAATGTGAGGAGTGTCAACAGCACATTGCAGACTACCTGTACGACGAGATAGAAGAAGACCTCTCGCGACGTCTGGAAGAGCACTTCCAGGCTTGCGCTGCGTGCCGGACGGAATTGCAGAAGCTTCGGGCCACCAAGAAGGTGCTGGTCGCCTGGCCTGACCAAGATCCGGGCCTGCGCCTCACTTTTGTCGCTGCACGACAACCCCTACTCCCGCAGGCCTGGAGCGCGTTGCGCCGCTGGCAACGTGCGGGCTTGGCCGTGAGCTTTGCCCTGGCAGCGCTCCTGGTAGGGCTTGCGGTCAGCAACACCTCTGTCTCGTACAAAGGCGGCGGCTTCGAGTTCAGCGCCAGCCTGTGGCGACGTCCGGCCCCGGCAATCAGCCGCGAAGAGGTTCTTGCCCTGCAAAAGGCCACTCTCGCCATGGTTCAGGAGATGGTGCAGTCCAGCGAACAGCGGCAGCGCCTGGACTTTGCCCGGGCCCTCCAAGAGTTCGCCCGGGAGGTTGCGATGCAGCGCCAGGCTGACCTCGGCCTGGTGGGGCGTGGGCTGGAAGAACTGCACATGCGCACCCTCACGCGGCTGGAGCGCACAGATCGCTTCCTCGAAGAGCTCGCGCGCTTCGCTGCCTATGAGCAGAGGTTGCGGGACTAA
- a CDS encoding sigma-70 family RNA polymerase sigma factor, with translation MDDQALIERFLAGDVAAFNTLVWRWEKPIYNFVFRYVGTAEAAKEVTQQTFIRAYTGLRRLKNTACFSTWLHQIALNLSRDELKRRRPLLSLDGEHCATEEGHSLPSELSDLPENRPDCVAHNSYLAAVLKRAVLSLPEEQRVVIIMKQYQGLKFREIADVLAQPVNTVKSRLYHGLVALRRILEEWGVAQEVLDHEM, from the coding sequence ATGGATGACCAGGCATTGATCGAACGGTTCCTTGCCGGCGACGTGGCCGCTTTCAACACGCTGGTGTGGCGCTGGGAAAAGCCGATCTACAACTTTGTCTTCCGCTATGTGGGCACCGCCGAAGCAGCCAAAGAGGTGACCCAGCAAACGTTCATTCGTGCGTACACCGGACTGCGCCGGCTGAAGAATACGGCATGTTTTTCTACCTGGCTACACCAGATCGCGCTCAACCTCAGTCGAGACGAGCTCAAGAGGAGGCGGCCTTTGTTGTCCTTGGACGGTGAGCATTGCGCGACAGAGGAAGGCCATTCCTTGCCCTCGGAGCTGTCAGACCTTCCCGAAAACCGACCTGACTGCGTGGCCCATAACAGCTATTTGGCGGCAGTGTTGAAGCGGGCCGTCCTCTCCCTGCCCGAAGAACAGCGGGTGGTCATCATCATGAAGCAGTACCAGGGACTAAAGTTCCGCGAGATCGCCGACGTGCTGGCGCAGCCGGTCAACACGGTCAAGTCGCGCCTGTACCACGGTCTGGTGGCGCTGCGCCGGATATTGGAGGAATGGGGTGTCGCCCAGGAGGTGTTGGACCATGAAATGTGA